From a region of the Blastocatellia bacterium genome:
- the kdsB gene encoding 3-deoxy-manno-octulosonate cytidylyltransferase, which produces MKTASVVAIIPARYGSQRLPGKALADIAGRPMIVHVMERVRQARRIRRVIVATDDERIVEAVERYGGEAAMTSPHHASGTDRVAEVAASLNAQIIVNVQGDEPLIEPATIEAALGPMLRDESIEICTTSEPITSVDDVFDPNVVKVVTDRRGFALYFSRNPLPYLRRGDAMQSVLHQQPEWLAFYRKHTGLYVYRRDCLLRLTQLEQSLLEQLERLEQLRALEHGIRIKVVPVRQQSIGVDTAADLQRVRDLLREAQANG; this is translated from the coding sequence GTGAAGACAGCGAGCGTGGTTGCCATCATTCCCGCGCGATACGGTTCCCAGCGGTTACCCGGAAAAGCTCTCGCCGACATTGCTGGTCGGCCCATGATCGTGCATGTCATGGAACGTGTGCGGCAGGCTCGTCGCATTCGTCGTGTGATCGTCGCCACGGATGACGAGCGGATTGTTGAGGCTGTCGAGCGATACGGCGGCGAAGCGGCGATGACCTCGCCCCATCACGCCAGCGGCACCGACCGCGTGGCTGAAGTGGCTGCGTCGCTCAACGCTCAGATCATCGTCAACGTGCAGGGGGACGAACCGTTGATTGAGCCGGCCACGATCGAAGCTGCGCTGGGGCCGATGTTGCGCGATGAGTCAATCGAGATTTGTACGACCTCCGAACCGATCACGTCTGTTGATGACGTGTTTGATCCCAATGTCGTCAAAGTGGTCACCGATCGTCGTGGGTTTGCGCTCTATTTTTCGCGGAATCCGTTGCCCTATCTGCGCCGCGGCGATGCGATGCAATCCGTCCTTCACCAACAACCTGAATGGCTCGCTTTTTATCGCAAGCACACGGGACTGTATGTGTACCGTCGCGATTGTTTGCTGCGGCTGACGCAGCTTGAGCAATCATTGTTGGAGCAATTGGAGCGGCTGGAACAACTGCGCGCTCTGGAGCACGGCATCCGAATCAAAGTTGTGCCGGTTCGTCAGCAATCTATCGGCGTGGATACAGCGGCTGATCTGCAACGTGTGCGCGATCTTCTCAGGGAGGCACAAGCAAATGGCTAA
- a CDS encoding S9 family peptidase, with product MRRIATIWILVNLMLAAVPVFAQDKLLTLDDLYDPQKRINFNGTPPLDLQWLPDGQHFLQRKKDDKTGAMTLWKVSAATGEATRFHDPAAMQSALLKLAGFTQETAQAIAQQGRYTMNADASAALINHADDLYYYHFGNQSALRLTASAEEEVGEEFSPDGRFVSFVRNYNLYVVDIATQQERALTQDGGPQRLNGRLDWVYQEEIYGRGNFKGYWWSPDSTKIAYLQLDESMVKPFTVVNHIPYRLELEVTPYPKAGDPNPVARLGVVKALGGATQWVDLFPYQAAEFLIVKVNWTPNSQQVVYQVQNRQQTWLDLNLADAATGQSRTILRETSKAWVNVLDDPHWLADGSFLWLSERTGRQHLYHYAADGKLIRQITNGAWDIRAYHGLDEAQRFIYFSSSEHSPIGLHAYRIRLDGAGLTRLTKTEGWHRVDFNPPLSYYIDYWSDWTTPTQVRLHHADGRLLRLIDENRVEALKQYKLGKTEFMQVKTRDGFVMEAMMIKPPDFDPRKKYPVMCHVYGGPQAPLVRNGWGGTTYMWHQMLAQKGYIIWVCDNRTASNKGVESAWPVYRRFGELELQDLEDGLSWLKQQPYVDATRIGLWGWSYGGFLTAYALTHSRSFKIGIAGAPVTDWRNYDTIYTERYMDLPQNNPDGYKKSSPVFAAENLSGRLLLIHGTIDDNVHMQNTIQFVYALQKAGKQFDLMLYPQSRHGVTDPLLVKHLRTLMTNFILERL from the coding sequence ATGCGTCGCATTGCAACTATTTGGATTCTAGTCAATCTCATGCTGGCTGCCGTTCCCGTCTTCGCTCAAGACAAACTCCTGACACTTGACGATCTGTATGATCCACAAAAGAGGATCAATTTTAATGGCACACCGCCGCTGGATTTACAATGGCTGCCTGACGGCCAACACTTCCTGCAACGCAAGAAAGACGACAAGACAGGCGCGATGACGCTCTGGAAAGTCTCAGCAGCGACGGGCGAAGCCACCCGTTTTCATGATCCGGCGGCTATGCAATCGGCGCTGCTGAAGCTGGCCGGATTCACTCAAGAGACAGCGCAAGCCATTGCCCAGCAGGGCCGCTACACAATGAACGCCGACGCTTCCGCAGCGCTGATCAATCACGCCGACGATCTGTACTACTACCACTTCGGCAACCAGTCGGCTCTGCGCTTGACCGCTTCAGCGGAAGAGGAAGTCGGCGAGGAGTTCAGTCCAGATGGACGGTTTGTCAGTTTTGTGCGCAACTACAATCTGTATGTGGTGGACATCGCCACTCAACAGGAACGCGCCCTCACGCAAGACGGCGGACCTCAACGACTCAATGGGCGATTGGACTGGGTCTACCAAGAAGAGATTTACGGGCGAGGCAATTTCAAAGGCTATTGGTGGAGCCCTGATTCAACCAAGATCGCTTATTTGCAACTGGACGAATCCATGGTGAAACCATTCACGGTGGTGAATCACATCCCCTACCGATTGGAGCTGGAAGTCACCCCGTATCCCAAGGCGGGCGATCCTAATCCGGTAGCTCGGCTCGGCGTGGTGAAGGCCCTCGGCGGCGCAACACAATGGGTTGATCTGTTCCCCTATCAAGCGGCTGAATTTCTAATCGTCAAAGTCAACTGGACGCCCAACAGCCAGCAGGTCGTCTACCAAGTGCAGAACCGCCAACAAACCTGGCTCGACTTAAATCTGGCTGATGCGGCCACCGGTCAGTCCCGGACCATCTTGCGGGAGACGTCGAAAGCCTGGGTCAATGTGCTTGACGACCCGCATTGGCTTGCCGATGGCTCATTCCTCTGGTTGAGCGAACGAACCGGCCGTCAGCACCTCTATCACTACGCGGCGGATGGCAAGCTCATTCGTCAGATCACCAACGGCGCCTGGGATATTCGCGCCTATCACGGCCTGGACGAAGCCCAACGCTTCATCTATTTCTCCAGCTCTGAACACAGCCCGATTGGGCTTCATGCCTACCGGATTCGGCTCGATGGCGCGGGCCTGACGCGCCTAACCAAGACAGAGGGTTGGCATCGCGTGGATTTCAATCCACCATTGAGCTACTACATTGATTACTGGAGCGATTGGACGACGCCAACACAAGTGCGACTGCACCATGCCGACGGACGCCTGCTTCGCCTGATTGATGAGAATCGCGTCGAAGCATTGAAACAGTACAAACTGGGCAAGACCGAGTTCATGCAGGTCAAAACCCGCGATGGCTTCGTCATGGAAGCGATGATGATCAAACCGCCGGATTTCGATCCCAGGAAAAAATACCCGGTGATGTGTCATGTCTACGGCGGCCCACAAGCGCCGCTCGTTCGCAACGGTTGGGGTGGAACCACCTATATGTGGCATCAGATGCTGGCGCAAAAAGGCTACATCATCTGGGTCTGCGACAATCGCACGGCAAGCAACAAAGGCGTCGAATCAGCCTGGCCTGTCTATCGCCGCTTCGGCGAGTTGGAACTGCAAGACCTGGAAGATGGCCTGAGCTGGCTCAAGCAGCAGCCCTATGTGGACGCCACTCGCATTGGCCTGTGGGGATGGAGCTACGGCGGCTTCTTGACGGCTTATGCCCTGACGCATAGTCGCAGCTTCAAAATCGGCATCGCCGGCGCGCCGGTGACCGATTGGCGCAATTATGACACCATCTACACCGAACGTTATATGGACCTGCCACAGAACAATCCTGACGGCTATAAAAAGAGTTCTCCCGTGTTCGCTGCCGAAAACCTCTCAGGCAGACTGCTCCTGATTCACGGAACAATTGACGACAACGTTCACATGCAAAACACCATTCAGTTCGTCTACGCGTTGCAAAAGGCCGGTAAACAATTTGACCTAATGCTCTACCCGCAATCGCGTCACGGCGTGACCGATCCGCTCCTAGTCAAACACCTGCGAACACTGATGACCAATTTTATCCTCGAACGGCTGTGA
- a CDS encoding nucleotidyltransferase domain-containing protein codes for MNTQMLRQEIVEKLISFFDAKPEVTLAYLYGSFLRRDEWRDLDVAVWINEGMLMGRDAVDHVLRLGAELERFLGWPRVQVDVRLMNEMGPAFQYEVIRTGRLVKSVDRPTQVRYEARVMSEYLDFKWLLNVYDRRLLQEVRQW; via the coding sequence ATGAACACGCAGATGTTGCGACAGGAGATCGTTGAAAAGCTGATCTCCTTTTTTGATGCCAAGCCAGAGGTGACCTTGGCGTATCTCTATGGATCGTTTCTTCGTCGCGACGAATGGCGCGATCTGGATGTGGCTGTGTGGATTAACGAAGGCATGCTGATGGGACGTGATGCGGTTGACCACGTACTGCGGCTTGGCGCCGAACTGGAACGATTCCTCGGCTGGCCGAGAGTTCAAGTGGATGTAAGGCTCATGAATGAGATGGGCCCTGCTTTTCAATACGAGGTGATCAGGACTGGGCGACTTGTCAAGAGCGTGGATAGACCGACGCAGGTTCGTTATGAAGCGCGTGTGATGAGCGAGTATCTGGATTTTAAGTGGTTGTTGAACGTCTACGATCGAAGATTATTGCAGGAGGTTCGCCAGTGGTAG
- a CDS encoding M20 family metallopeptidase: MNISPATLLHTAQQHTSLMVETLKQLVGLESPSTDPASLDRIAQFVAEWLRQRNIAVEQIPVRGSGPIVRARVGAGQRPVMLLGHLDTVWPVGTLEQRPVRIEQGRLYGPGAFDMKGGVTVALYALHLLQALQLVPPRGAVLLLTPLEEVGSDSYRDLLEDEARRSQCVLVLEPPMPGGAAKTSRKGVGRLLMRIRGRAAHSGLAPEAGVSAIHELAHQILALEQLNNVRPGVTINVGVVRGGLRANVVADEAEAQIDVRFDSLVDGQEVISKIFQRTPVLAGAQLEFSGGIAAPPLVRTERVVALYQHARTLAEELGFQLPEAAAGGASEGCYTAAVGTPTLDGLGPDGNGAHAVDEHVLIASLPQRVALLVRMLLTL, from the coding sequence ATGAACATTTCGCCGGCAACGCTTTTGCACACCGCTCAGCAACACACATCATTGATGGTAGAGACGCTCAAACAACTGGTCGGGCTGGAATCGCCTTCGACCGATCCGGCCAGCCTCGATCGTATCGCTCAATTCGTCGCAGAGTGGTTGCGGCAACGCAACATTGCGGTCGAACAGATTCCGGTGCGGGGCAGCGGGCCGATTGTTCGCGCTCGTGTTGGCGCCGGTCAACGGCCGGTGATGCTGCTTGGGCATCTGGATACGGTCTGGCCAGTAGGAACTCTTGAGCAGCGCCCCGTCCGAATTGAACAAGGCCGATTGTATGGACCTGGAGCGTTTGATATGAAAGGCGGCGTCACAGTCGCGCTTTATGCCTTGCACCTGCTTCAGGCGTTGCAACTGGTGCCACCGCGCGGCGCTGTGTTGTTGTTGACGCCGTTGGAAGAAGTGGGCAGCGACAGCTATCGAGACCTGTTGGAAGACGAAGCCCGACGTTCGCAGTGCGTGTTAGTGTTAGAGCCACCGATGCCCGGCGGCGCGGCCAAAACGTCCCGCAAGGGTGTTGGCCGACTCCTGATGCGAATTCGCGGTCGGGCAGCGCATTCCGGTTTGGCGCCCGAAGCGGGCGTTAGCGCCATTCATGAGCTGGCGCACCAAATTTTGGCGCTCGAACAATTGAACAACGTCCGGCCGGGCGTCACCATTAACGTCGGTGTCGTGCGGGGCGGTTTGCGCGCCAATGTGGTAGCCGATGAAGCTGAAGCGCAGATTGATGTTCGCTTTGACTCGCTCGTGGACGGACAAGAGGTCATATCAAAAATCTTTCAGCGGACACCTGTGTTGGCCGGCGCTCAATTGGAATTCAGTGGTGGGATCGCAGCGCCACCGTTGGTGCGAACTGAGCGTGTCGTGGCGTTGTATCAGCATGCCCGGACGCTGGCCGAAGAACTCGGTTTTCAGTTGCCGGAAGCAGCCGCCGGTGGCGCCAGCGAAGGCTGCTATACGGCGGCTGTGGGGACGCCAACGCTGGATGGATTAGGGCCTGATGGCAACGGCGCTCATGCCGTTGACGAACATGTGTTGATTGCCTCGTTGCCGCAGCGTGTGGCGCTGCTCGTGCGAATGCTCCTCACCCTGTGA
- a CDS encoding GTP-binding protein, producing the protein MFCAVNIVTGFLGSGKTTLLKHILQHGLNQKRVAVIVNEIGEIGIDGKQIECLNVEKMIELTSGCICCSVNYQFALALQSIVETANPNLIIIETTGVADPLRLADEVHTAGFRTDAIITVADAANVIEQMKRNSVARRQVAAADFIVLNKTDLVNERQLNRVKRRLWWRNRRALVVPTSFGQAPHDILFGTAAAVHRERLRAMQQAKMNGAATAHADHLRDDGIESFTYEGARLLDREKFEKFLKRLPRAVYRAKGIVRFEESQFASLFNYTCGRFDFDWYRIPDGTSFTNQGVFIGQRINRIRDDILAKLTACEKSDT; encoded by the coding sequence ATGTTTTGCGCAGTGAACATCGTGACGGGCTTCTTAGGCAGCGGCAAAACCACGCTGCTGAAGCACATTTTGCAGCATGGGTTGAATCAAAAACGGGTGGCTGTCATCGTCAATGAAATCGGCGAGATCGGCATTGACGGCAAGCAGATCGAATGTCTCAACGTGGAAAAGATGATCGAACTGACCTCAGGCTGCATTTGCTGTTCGGTCAATTACCAGTTTGCGTTGGCTCTGCAGTCCATCGTGGAGACCGCCAATCCCAATCTGATTATCATTGAAACCACGGGCGTGGCTGACCCACTGCGCTTGGCCGATGAAGTCCATACGGCGGGATTTCGCACCGACGCCATCATCACTGTTGCCGATGCAGCCAACGTGATCGAACAAATGAAGCGCAACTCGGTAGCCCGCCGACAAGTGGCTGCCGCCGATTTCATTGTGCTTAACAAAACAGACCTGGTTAATGAACGTCAGCTTAACCGCGTCAAACGGCGGCTGTGGTGGCGCAATCGCCGCGCGTTGGTCGTGCCGACGAGTTTTGGGCAAGCGCCGCACGACATCCTTTTCGGCACGGCAGCCGCAGTGCACCGCGAACGACTCCGAGCCATGCAGCAGGCCAAAATGAACGGCGCGGCTACGGCTCATGCCGATCATCTACGGGATGACGGCATCGAGTCGTTCACTTATGAAGGCGCGCGTTTGCTGGACCGCGAGAAATTTGAGAAGTTCCTCAAACGACTGCCCCGCGCTGTGTATCGCGCCAAAGGAATTGTGCGATTTGAAGAGTCTCAGTTTGCCTCGCTGTTCAACTATACGTGTGGCCGCTTCGACTTTGACTGGTACCGAATCCCCGACGGAACGAGCTTCACCAATCAAGGCGTCTTCATCGGTCAACGCATCAACAGGATCCGCGACGACATCTTAGCCAAATTGACGGCCTGTGAAAAAAGCGACACGTAG
- a CDS encoding putative DNA binding domain-containing protein — protein MSKRRPRRNHHLPMSARSFFEQRFAADHLTLDRTELLGLIHGGEDSYVELKVRFNNVEKIAAEVVALANSGGGFIVFGVTDQRRIEGVDDPEHIEQELVQLCQQMIVPPLHPYINKISFDNGKRVVALEAKGPHRPYFTQDHRCYIRIGSVKREATQAEISEMYNPQISQGYELIPVMAASLDDIDEALFWSYVREVRGGDLGELEAHGYPIDVVMTRYLRLAVARPLETVPTLAGLLLFGKNKRVAELWPRSRVIATRFAGTQVEDPIVEQVELQGNLATLYEATLAFLARYTDLLEVERPTRLWSQIPSPVPPRASYYRPAILEAVSNTLIHRDYTLRDVNTRLLIFDDRIELINPARSNGTPIEAYCYGVAHPPYPRMKAVFTSRYYGLPMSSGGLPMILHTSQRFSGLRPELRLINDEFKLKIYGQR, from the coding sequence ATGTCAAAAAGACGCCCGCGCCGCAATCATCACCTGCCCATGTCTGCCCGTTCATTCTTTGAGCAACGATTTGCTGCTGACCACTTGACGCTAGACCGAACTGAGCTGCTGGGACTGATTCACGGTGGAGAAGATTCCTACGTTGAACTGAAGGTTCGATTCAACAACGTGGAAAAAATCGCTGCGGAAGTGGTCGCACTGGCCAATTCAGGTGGCGGATTCATTGTCTTTGGTGTGACAGATCAACGTCGTATCGAAGGCGTTGACGACCCTGAACACATCGAGCAAGAACTTGTTCAATTGTGCCAACAAATGATCGTGCCGCCGTTGCATCCATACATCAACAAAATCAGTTTTGATAACGGCAAACGTGTCGTTGCCTTGGAAGCCAAAGGTCCTCACCGACCCTATTTCACGCAAGACCATCGCTGTTACATTCGCATCGGCTCGGTCAAACGTGAAGCCACCCAAGCAGAAATCTCTGAGATGTACAATCCTCAGATTTCGCAGGGCTACGAGTTAATTCCGGTGATGGCGGCATCGCTGGACGATATTGATGAAGCGCTCTTCTGGAGTTATGTGCGTGAAGTGCGTGGCGGCGACCTGGGTGAATTGGAAGCGCACGGCTACCCGATTGATGTGGTGATGACTCGCTATCTGCGTCTTGCCGTAGCCCGACCGTTGGAAACTGTGCCGACCTTGGCTGGCCTTCTGCTGTTTGGCAAAAACAAACGCGTCGCTGAACTCTGGCCGCGCAGTCGTGTCATTGCGACGCGCTTTGCCGGCACGCAGGTCGAAGACCCTATCGTTGAACAAGTGGAACTCCAGGGTAATCTGGCCACACTGTATGAAGCGACACTCGCGTTTCTGGCCCGCTACACTGACCTGCTGGAGGTTGAGCGCCCGACGCGCCTGTGGTCTCAAATTCCCTCACCCGTGCCACCCCGCGCTAGCTATTATCGTCCGGCCATCCTGGAAGCTGTGAGCAATACACTCATCCACCGCGACTACACATTGCGCGATGTCAACACGCGACTGCTGATTTTCGATGATCGGATCGAGCTGATTAACCCGGCGCGCAGCAATGGAACGCCGATCGAAGCCTATTGCTATGGCGTCGCTCACCCACCGTATCCGCGGATGAAAGCCGTGTTCACGAGCCGCTACTACGGACTGCCAATGAGCAGCGGCGGGCTTCCGATGATTTTACACACCAGTCAGCGATTTTCCGGCTTGCGTCCTGAACTGCGCTTAATCAACGATGAATTCAAACTGAAAATCTACGGACAGCGATGA
- a CDS encoding DUF86 domain-containing protein, producing MVVREIIAGHLDHLRRFLQDLARYQGIALEEFLTDRDKQNMTLFALLEAIQHCLDLGNHIISEKGWGRPQTYRDVFLALWEHHLIDVSLRDQLVELAGFRNLLVHMYGKLDLEKVYERLQSAPSSMKAFAKVVGELLEEESGHQP from the coding sequence GTGGTAGTCAGGGAGATCATCGCCGGTCATCTGGATCATCTGCGGCGGTTCCTGCAAGACCTTGCTCGTTACCAAGGAATCGCTCTGGAAGAGTTTCTCACCGACCGCGACAAACAGAATATGACGCTATTTGCTCTCCTTGAAGCGATTCAGCATTGCCTCGACCTGGGAAATCACATTATATCTGAGAAAGGGTGGGGCAGGCCGCAAACATATCGCGATGTCTTTCTTGCACTATGGGAGCATCATTTGATTGATGTCTCCTTGCGTGACCAATTGGTGGAGCTGGCCGGTTTTCGCAATCTCCTGGTTCACATGTATGGGAAGCTAGACCTAGAAAAGGTCTACGAGCGGCTCCAATCGGCTCCGTCGAGCATGAAGGCATTTGCCAAAGTCGTGGGAGAGTTACTGGAAGAGGAGAGTGGTCACCAGCCGTGA
- a CDS encoding CTP synthase, with the protein MAKYIFVTGGVVSSLGKGIAAASIGSLLEARGMKVTLLKFDPYINVDPGTMSPFQHGEVYVTDDGAETDLDLGHYERFTHARMSQDNNWTTGRIYLSVIEKERRGDYLGKTIQVIPHITDEIKQAIRNVSSGVDVVIVEIGGTVGDIESQPFLEATRQLGNEVGKNNALFVHLTLVPYIPTAGELKTKPTQHSVKELRAIGIQPDILLCRTERALPPDIKSKIALFCNVSEQAVIAARDVEFIYEVPLELAKEGLDNLIVERLQLDTQPSDLRDWQKLIDRMKNPAGNVTIGIVGKYVQLEDSYKSLNEALAHGGVANNLKVNIRWVESEDLVTDEHWEERLQDLDAILVPGGFGRRGIAGMIKAVGYARRRHVPFFGICLGMQCACIEFARHVCGLEDADSTEFNPDTPYKIFYKLRDLIGVEAMGGTMRLGAYECVLAPDSLARRIYGTDEISERHRHRYEFNPEFEAIFRQHGLIVSGKSRDGRFLEMIELADHPWFIGCQFHPELKSKPLHPHPLFVSFIAAAHQHRLRAETIEPNRVTTEMATPEKTAIVGTIGD; encoded by the coding sequence ATGGCTAAGTATATTTTTGTCACGGGCGGGGTGGTGTCCAGCTTGGGCAAGGGCATCGCCGCCGCTTCCATCGGATCATTGCTGGAAGCGCGTGGCATGAAAGTGACGTTGCTCAAGTTTGATCCCTATATCAACGTGGATCCGGGCACGATGTCCCCATTCCAACATGGCGAGGTCTACGTCACCGATGACGGCGCGGAAACAGACCTTGATCTCGGCCATTACGAGCGCTTCACCCACGCGCGGATGAGTCAAGACAATAACTGGACAACCGGTCGGATTTACCTCTCGGTCATCGAAAAGGAGCGTCGCGGCGATTATCTGGGCAAGACGATTCAGGTCATCCCGCATATTACCGATGAGATCAAGCAGGCCATCAGGAACGTTTCGTCGGGCGTGGACGTGGTGATCGTAGAAATCGGCGGCACGGTGGGCGACATCGAATCACAACCATTTTTGGAAGCGACGCGCCAATTGGGCAACGAGGTCGGCAAAAACAACGCGCTGTTCGTGCATCTGACATTGGTGCCTTATATCCCCACTGCCGGCGAGTTGAAAACCAAGCCGACACAACACTCAGTCAAGGAGCTCCGGGCTATCGGTATTCAACCTGACATCTTGTTGTGTCGCACCGAACGGGCGTTGCCGCCGGATATAAAATCGAAGATCGCCCTGTTCTGTAATGTTTCCGAACAAGCGGTGATTGCAGCCCGCGACGTCGAATTCATCTATGAAGTGCCGTTAGAACTGGCCAAAGAGGGCTTGGACAACTTGATCGTTGAACGATTGCAGTTGGACACTCAGCCGAGCGATTTACGCGATTGGCAAAAGCTGATTGATCGCATGAAAAATCCTGCTGGCAACGTCACCATCGGCATTGTCGGCAAGTATGTTCAACTGGAAGATTCCTATAAGAGTTTGAACGAGGCCTTAGCGCACGGCGGCGTCGCCAATAATTTGAAAGTGAATATCCGTTGGGTCGAGTCAGAAGACCTCGTGACAGATGAACATTGGGAAGAGAGACTACAAGACCTCGACGCCATTCTCGTGCCTGGCGGGTTTGGTCGTCGCGGGATTGCCGGCATGATTAAGGCTGTCGGCTATGCTCGTCGCCGTCATGTCCCCTTCTTTGGAATTTGCTTGGGCATGCAATGCGCCTGCATCGAATTTGCCCGCCACGTCTGCGGCCTTGAAGACGCCGACAGCACAGAGTTCAATCCTGATACCCCGTACAAAATTTTTTACAAGCTGCGTGACCTAATCGGTGTGGAAGCGATGGGCGGGACGATGCGCCTTGGCGCGTATGAGTGCGTGCTTGCGCCGGACAGCCTCGCCCGTCGTATTTACGGGACCGACGAAATTTCAGAGCGCCATCGCCATCGCTACGAATTCAATCCGGAGTTTGAAGCCATATTCCGTCAGCATGGACTGATTGTCTCCGGCAAATCACGCGACGGGCGATTTCTGGAGATGATTGAGTTGGCCGATCATCCCTGGTTTATCGGCTGCCAGTTTCATCCTGAGCTGAAATCGAAGCCGCTCCATCCACATCCGCTGTTTGTCAGTTTCATTGCTGCTGCTCATCAGCATCGGTTGCGGGCCGAGACGATTGAACCCAATAGAGTGACAACAGAAATGGCGACACCCGAGAAGACCGCCATCGTTGGGACCATCGGCGATTGA
- a CDS encoding FAD-dependent oxidoreductase, whose product MVLQRQSSGHLIVVIGAGPAGIFATRKLVESGHTVVLVNRDIKPGGLAEYGIYFNKHKMKEGIRKQFRTILSSPDVHYVGHVRIGEKADLRLSELQAILQPSATIIAVGAQGTKYLGIPGERMPGVYHAKDVVYHYNLLPPFSGFHFDFGQRVAIIGIGNVMVDVAHYLVHEKRVAEVIVIARRGPRERAYSDAEIKAISANIDGESLRRELERIRARLQIYGQSLESLYDELMKYKDVPAKEGTSPTRVTFQYLSMPVEIVAGSFGHPTTVIVEDTELYKKEGEPFLFPRNLGTRRAIAVDSVVFAVGDEVDEALGIPFEAGIYPTNPSPDPEHPGDEQYQLYDPVKQTVMEGMFCVGWSRKASDGVVGKTRQDAERGVVAVNHYLQRVQPGSSDQIAEKLTRLRQALQIRGVQYVEYPAVQLLERLEQQEAERRGLEFFKLATSHQMLEAIRSGQIKPTE is encoded by the coding sequence GTGGTGTTGCAACGTCAGTCAAGTGGGCATCTGATTGTGGTCATCGGCGCGGGTCCTGCCGGTATTTTCGCAACGCGCAAGTTAGTTGAATCAGGGCACACTGTGGTGTTAGTCAACCGAGACATCAAGCCAGGCGGTTTGGCCGAATACGGCATTTATTTCAACAAACATAAAATGAAGGAGGGCATCCGCAAACAATTTCGCACAATCTTGAGCAGTCCCGACGTGCATTATGTCGGCCACGTGCGCATTGGCGAAAAAGCTGACCTGCGATTGAGCGAATTGCAGGCGATATTGCAACCCAGCGCGACCATCATTGCCGTCGGCGCGCAGGGCACCAAATACCTTGGCATCCCAGGCGAACGCATGCCCGGCGTCTATCACGCCAAGGATGTGGTCTATCACTACAACCTGCTGCCGCCGTTCAGCGGATTCCATTTCGATTTTGGCCAGCGCGTCGCCATTATCGGCATCGGCAATGTGATGGTTGACGTGGCTCACTACCTAGTTCATGAAAAGCGGGTCGCCGAGGTCATTGTCATTGCGCGACGTGGCCCGCGCGAACGCGCCTATTCCGATGCAGAGATTAAGGCCATCTCGGCCAACATAGACGGCGAGTCATTGCGCCGCGAACTGGAGCGCATCCGCGCGCGGCTACAAATATACGGTCAGTCGCTAGAATCACTCTACGACGAGCTGATGAAGTACAAAGATGTTCCGGCCAAAGAAGGGACCAGTCCAACGCGCGTGACGTTTCAGTATTTGAGCATGCCGGTGGAGATTGTGGCGGGAAGCTTCGGGCATCCTACGACCGTGATTGTTGAAGATACTGAGCTGTACAAAAAGGAAGGAGAACCATTTCTTTTTCCCAGAAACCTTGGCACGCGCCGCGCCATCGCTGTGGACAGCGTCGTATTTGCTGTCGGCGACGAAGTAGATGAAGCGCTTGGTATCCCGTTTGAGGCAGGCATCTATCCGACGAACCCATCTCCTGACCCGGAGCATCCGGGTGATGAGCAGTACCAGTTGTATGATCCGGTCAAGCAAACCGTGATGGAGGGCATGTTCTGTGTCGGATGGTCGCGCAAGGCATCAGATGGCGTAGTCGGCAAAACACGTCAGGATGCTGAACGAGGCGTCGTGGCGGTCAATCATTATTTGCAGCGGGTTCAACCGGGTTCATCAGACCAAATCGCTGAGAAACTGACTCGCTTGCGTCAGGCATTGCAAATCCGAGGCGTCCAGTATGTGGAATATCCGGCGGTGCAACTGCTGGAACGCTTGGAGCAACAGGAAGCCGAGCGGCGGGGTCTGGAATTTTTCAAGCTGGCCACCAGTCACCAGATGTTGGAGGCGATCCGTTCAGGTCAAATCAAACCAACGGAGTAG
- a CDS encoding helix-hairpin-helix domain-containing protein, with protein sequence MGTALSLVIIGLGLTFVLKPDPTSMIGHTGPATPPTGSVESPSTETNQPNNINVTVTPVASSPSHPLTETSRRININRASAAELETLPGIGPTTARAIVEHRDKHGLFARPEDLLIVDGIGEKTYRALAALISVE encoded by the coding sequence ATGGGCACTGCACTCAGTCTCGTCATCATCGGGCTTGGGTTGACGTTCGTGCTCAAGCCTGATCCGACCTCGATGATAGGTCACACAGGGCCTGCCACTCCGCCGACAGGCTCAGTCGAAAGCCCTTCGACTGAAACGAACCAACCGAACAATATCAACGTGACGGTCACTCCAGTCGCGTCGTCGCCCTCACATCCTTTGACTGAAACGAGCCGACGGATCAACATCAACAGGGCCTCGGCGGCGGAGCTAGAGACGCTGCCCGGCATTGGACCAACCACCGCACGAGCAATTGTCGAACATCGTGACAAACATGGTCTGTTTGCTCGACCGGAAGACCTGCTGATCGTTGACGGAATCGGCGAGAAAACCTATCGGGCGCTGGCCGCGCTGATCAGCGTCGAATAA